A stretch of Clostridium formicaceticum DNA encodes these proteins:
- a CDS encoding macrolide 2'-phosphotransferase produces MSKTKKEVIEITKKHGLHMKEDTFVFEESGLDFQVVFAADQEGNDWVLRFPRREDVISKTKDEKNILDLVNQCSTTFQAPNWVVYSDELIGYKKLNGIPAGAINLEIQGYVWVFDEKNIPEVFHRSLGKALVSLHSIPKEKAIEAGLIVHAPEEARESMKKRMEAVRERFGVGDALWNRWQAWLNDEEMWPKKTGLIHGDLHPGHILVDKAGNVTGLIDWTEAKVSDMSNDFAAYYKLFGKDGLNSLINAYKEAGGYFWPKMKKHIIELVAAEAVAIAEFAIRSGLEEYEEMARQTLEVNEI; encoded by the coding sequence ATGAGTAAAACAAAAAAAGAAGTCATTGAAATAACTAAAAAGCATGGTTTGCATATGAAGGAGGATACTTTCGTATTTGAAGAATCAGGACTTGATTTTCAAGTTGTTTTTGCTGCTGATCAAGAGGGCAATGATTGGGTGTTACGTTTTCCGAGACGTGAAGATGTTATTTCCAAAACAAAAGATGAGAAGAATATACTAGACCTTGTCAATCAATGTAGTACGACATTTCAAGCTCCAAATTGGGTTGTTTATTCAGATGAGTTAATTGGTTACAAGAAATTAAATGGTATACCTGCGGGGGCAATAAACCTTGAAATACAAGGATATGTTTGGGTATTTGATGAAAAGAATATACCAGAAGTTTTTCATCGGAGTCTAGGAAAAGCACTGGTATCATTGCATAGTATTCCAAAAGAAAAGGCGATTGAAGCCGGATTAATTGTGCATGCACCAGAAGAAGCAAGAGAATCAATGAAAAAGCGCATGGAAGCCGTGAGAGAAAGGTTTGGAGTAGGAGATGCTCTATGGAATCGATGGCAAGCATGGTTGAATGATGAAGAGATGTGGCCAAAGAAAACGGGATTAATCCACGGAGATCTGCATCCGGGACATATCTTAGTTGATAAAGCTGGAAATGTAACGGGGTTAATTGATTGGACTGAAGCAAAGGTATCAGATATGTCTAATGATTTTGCTGCTTATTATAAATTATTTGGAAAAGATGGATTGAATTCTCTTATAAATGCATACAAAGAAGCTGGAGGATATTTTTGGCCAAAGATGAAAAAGCATATTATAGAATTAGTTGCTGCGGAGGCAGTTGCAATTGCTGAATTTGCTATCAGGTCTGGCCTTGAGGAATATGAAGAGATGGCGAGACAAACCTTAGAGGTGAATGAAATATAG
- a CDS encoding MFS transporter: MKIKGKKKILNTNFVLFLLGRMISDIGNSVQMMIMPLYIIDAGGSAATIGLFSFLSLLPALIIYPFAGVIGDRMNRKMIMVVTDLISAGVILALGLFSYWGFMRISLLLIVQAVISLLNGLFEPATRGMLPQLVDKEELTQSNSTVASMRSISILLGPVIGTVLYANFGITIVFLINGISFLLSGASEMMIQYVHVKRQRTEGMKGIVNDLLEGIQFIMKNKIIRNMCYFFLVIYFVLQPIFSVILPLFFKTNLQYSDTQYGYLQTIIILGALLGSVVVGAWFGKEGQITKPFTIGSGILLGTMLMFSILLFPKSLAALGNDTILYLVLLAGVLSLFSFANIFISVPMQTYIQSETPDEYMSRVFSLVSMISRGGMPLGALVYGIVLEWVEMHWTVLMAVLLMIVICNVFISLLIKDYKMQRSY; this comes from the coding sequence ATGAAAATAAAAGGGAAAAAGAAAATCTTAAATACTAATTTCGTATTGTTCTTACTTGGCAGAATGATATCTGATATAGGCAATAGTGTACAAATGATGATTATGCCACTATATATTATAGACGCTGGAGGCTCAGCAGCTACAATTGGACTATTTTCCTTCTTGTCACTGCTACCAGCATTGATCATCTATCCCTTTGCAGGAGTTATTGGAGATAGGATGAATAGAAAAATGATTATGGTAGTAACAGACTTGATTAGTGCAGGTGTCATATTAGCGTTGGGACTTTTCTCATATTGGGGGTTCATGAGGATTTCTTTATTATTAATAGTTCAGGCAGTGATTTCCTTATTGAACGGTTTGTTTGAACCAGCTACAAGGGGAATGTTACCTCAACTTGTTGATAAAGAGGAGCTGACACAAAGCAATTCTACCGTTGCATCTATGAGGAGTATATCAATTCTGCTAGGACCAGTGATAGGCACAGTTTTGTACGCTAATTTCGGGATTACGATAGTTTTTTTGATTAATGGAATTTCATTTCTCTTGTCGGGAGCCAGTGAGATGATGATTCAGTATGTTCATGTAAAACGTCAAAGAACAGAGGGAATGAAGGGGATTGTCAATGATCTACTGGAAGGTATTCAATTCATTATGAAAAACAAGATTATTCGTAATATGTGTTATTTCTTTTTAGTGATCTACTTTGTCCTACAACCGATTTTTAGTGTTATTCTACCATTGTTTTTTAAGACGAATTTACAATATTCTGATACTCAATATGGGTATTTACAAACAATCATTATATTAGGTGCGTTACTAGGAAGTGTGGTAGTAGGAGCTTGGTTTGGAAAAGAGGGGCAAATAACAAAACCCTTTACAATTGGTAGTGGTATACTTTTAGGAACAATGTTAATGTTTTCTATTTTACTTTTCCCAAAGAGTTTAGCTGCGCTGGGAAATGATACAATACTATACTTGGTTTTATTGGCAGGAGTGCTAAGCCTTTTTAGTTTTGCCAACATATTTATATCTGTTCCTATGCAAACCTATATACAAAGCGAAACACCAGATGAATATATGTCTCGGGTATTTTCTTTAGTCAGTATGATTTCTAGAGGGGGCATGCCCCTTGGTGCGTTAGTATATGGAATTGTTCTTGAATGGGTTGAAATGCATTGGACAGTATTGATGGCTGTTCTATTGATGATCGTGATTTGCAATGTATTCATATCTTTGTTAATAAAGGATTACAAAATGCAAAGATCATATTAA
- a CDS encoding DUF6612 family protein yields MKSLIKKIFFVVFCFFILILFVGCTITDVTNEALETTDIYNKSLDAVKAANSYDYEIASKEFIQMVLPPNPSEGGILDEESNSIEKSETETLIRGKLIQKPLSLEMIMKMNVLDQQDALESPATDLDSNSIELKIYMLEGKQYSYFSSWGAWAVQDLREIDIDWENLESINKRSNPMYFLNLLENDLAREAVLETDEQHYILSLQNDEDEFIRRIMEDILGYDTAIYEDIDAALDDIQLSEPNYKIWIDKETYLPTKSYFKYKLTTDIGEYTDIRVHESELSYRNFGAIDKIEIPDEAKNAINMEELLKDNI; encoded by the coding sequence ATGAAGAGTTTAATAAAAAAAATATTTTTTGTTGTATTTTGTTTTTTTATATTAATTTTATTTGTAGGGTGTACAATTACAGATGTAACTAACGAAGCGTTGGAAACAACGGATATTTATAATAAGTCCTTAGACGCTGTGAAAGCTGCTAATTCTTATGATTATGAGATTGCATCTAAAGAGTTTATACAAATGGTACTACCTCCAAACCCTTCAGAAGGGGGTATTTTAGATGAAGAATCAAACTCCATTGAAAAGTCAGAAACAGAAACTCTTATAAGAGGTAAATTAATACAAAAACCTTTATCCTTAGAAATGATTATGAAAATGAATGTACTTGATCAGCAGGATGCACTTGAGTCACCAGCCACAGATTTAGACAGTAACAGTATAGAATTAAAAATATATATGTTGGAAGGGAAACAATACTCATATTTCTCATCCTGGGGTGCCTGGGCTGTTCAGGATCTTAGAGAGATAGATATAGATTGGGAGAACCTTGAGAGTATAAATAAGCGAAGCAATCCTATGTATTTCCTAAACCTATTAGAGAATGATTTAGCTAGAGAAGCTGTTTTAGAAACAGATGAGCAACATTACATATTATCTCTGCAAAATGATGAAGATGAATTTATAAGAAGAATTATGGAGGATATATTGGGTTATGATACGGCTATCTATGAGGATATAGATGCAGCTCTTGATGATATCCAGCTTTCTGAACCGAATTATAAAATTTGGATTGATAAAGAGACTTACCTTCCTACAAAGTCCTATTTCAAATATAAACTTACTACAGACATTGGTGAGTATACTGATATAAGAGTACATGAATCAGAGCTTTCTTATAGGAATTTTGGAGCTATTGATAAAATTGAGATTCCAGATGAGGCAAAAAATGCAATAAACATGGAGGAGCTTTTGAAAGACAATATTTAG
- a CDS encoding EcsC family protein has protein sequence MICGAMSQGEKQKKFNEQINRLGNRMDQQMETEIDLKAQMAETAEVLAEAMLVGKFVQGIPVVGAIGGVVNYTIIKKQGNILV, from the coding sequence ATGATTTGTGGGGCGATGTCTCAGGGAGAAAAACAAAAAAAATTCAATGAACAGATAAATCGCCTGGGTAATCGAATGGATCAACAGATGGAAACTGAAATAGATTTAAAAGCACAAATGGCAGAGACGGCTGAGGTTTTAGCGGAGGCAATGCTAGTAGGAAAATTTGTCCAAGGCATTCCAGTTGTTGGGGCTATTGGAGGAGTAGTTAATTATACTATCATAAAAAAACAGGGAAATATACTGGTATAA
- a CDS encoding EcsC family protein — protein MQEKIPDKLKLTLENAFSKGFQLVFEKGEVYIEKTYKKDRIKLEYDLNNCAIDKDLSKKYIKRLDKQANYAKMLNTSFTVLEGGVLGFLGIGLPDIPLFIAVIMRTIYEVALSYSMIIKVMKKRNTFSL, from the coding sequence ATTCAAGAGAAAATACCAGACAAGCTAAAATTAACCTTAGAAAATGCTTTTTCAAAGGGTTTTCAATTGGTCTTTGAAAAAGGAGAAGTATATATTGAAAAAACCTATAAAAAAGATCGAATCAAGCTGGAATATGATTTAAATAACTGTGCAATTGATAAAGATTTAAGTAAAAAGTATATTAAAAGACTAGATAAACAAGCCAACTATGCTAAAATGCTAAACACTTCCTTTACAGTTTTAGAAGGAGGGGTACTGGGCTTTCTTGGCATTGGTTTACCAGATATCCCTCTTTTTATAGCAGTGATTATGAGGACTATTTATGAAGTAGCCCTTAGTTATAGTATGATTATAAAAGTGATGAAGAAAAGGAATACATTCTCCTTATGA
- the ppsA gene encoding phosphoenolpyruvate synthase: MSSYMLGFQDIDKTKLMVVGGKGANLGELSKIEEIRVPDGFCISTEAFKRIIGETSSINELLDQLALLKVEDRGKIGELSGEIRRIIEGIAIPEDINEDITRLLSRLGEKNAYAVRSSATAEDLPTASFAGQQDTYLNIIGKKAILKHISKCWASLFTERAVTYRLQKSFDHRKVHLSVIVQKMVSPQAAGILFTADPVTSNRKVLSIDASFGLGEAVVSGLVNADIYKVRNGKVINKKISTKKLAIYALKNGGTEEQEIEPEQQNRQVLTDEQILQLGRIGRKIEEHFGCPQDIEWCLVDDTFYIVQSRPITTLYPIPEANDQENHVYVSVGHQQMMTDPMKPLGMSIFQLTSFGPRFKAGGRLFVDVTHTLASPDNREILLDTMGQHDPLIKDALMTIMERRDFIKSLPNDKKEQSLSKSNKGMSSAGFQEQIEKDPTIVSDLMKRSQTSIEALKQNIQTKSGSDLFDFILEDVQQLKKILFDPQSSGVIKAATDASSWINEKMKKWLGEKNVADTLSQSVPNNITSEMGLELLDVADVIRPYPEVIDYLQHVKDDNFLDELVKFDGGQETQEAILSYLNKYGMRCVGEIDITKTRWSEKPATLAPMLLSNIKNFEPNASNQKFEQGRRVALKKEQELLDRLKQLPDGEQKAKQTKRMIDLIRNFSGFREYPKYGMVNRYFVYKQALLKEAEHLVQANVIHEKEDIHYLTFEELHEAVRTNKLDYQIISKRKDEYKLYEKLTPPRVITSDGEIIAGEYNRENLPTEAIVGLPVSSGVIEGRARVILNMEDADLEDGDILVTSFTDPSWTPLFVSIKGLVTEVGGLMTHGAVIAREYGLPAVVGVDNATKLIKDGEWIRVHGTEGYVEIL; this comes from the coding sequence ATGAGTTCCTATATGCTTGGTTTTCAGGATATTGACAAAACAAAACTCATGGTTGTTGGAGGTAAAGGTGCGAACTTGGGGGAACTTTCCAAGATTGAAGAAATACGTGTACCAGATGGCTTTTGTATTTCTACTGAAGCTTTTAAAAGAATCATCGGGGAAACGTCTTCGATTAACGAATTACTTGATCAGTTAGCGCTTCTAAAGGTGGAAGACCGGGGTAAAATCGGTGAACTTAGCGGTGAAATTCGCAGGATCATCGAAGGGATAGCCATCCCTGAAGATATTAATGAAGACATCACTCGCCTTCTCTCCAGGCTTGGAGAAAAAAATGCCTATGCAGTACGATCCAGCGCAACTGCAGAGGATTTACCGACGGCCTCCTTTGCAGGCCAGCAGGATACGTATTTGAACATTATTGGAAAGAAGGCAATCCTAAAGCATATCAGCAAGTGCTGGGCATCGCTGTTTACCGAGAGGGCAGTAACTTACCGCCTTCAAAAGAGTTTCGACCACCGTAAAGTCCACCTGTCTGTGATTGTTCAGAAGATGGTCTCCCCGCAGGCGGCAGGGATTTTGTTTACTGCCGATCCCGTCACTTCTAATAGGAAGGTGTTATCCATTGATGCCAGCTTCGGACTTGGTGAGGCCGTGGTCTCCGGCCTGGTGAATGCTGATATCTATAAAGTACGTAACGGCAAGGTTATCAATAAGAAGATATCCACTAAGAAGCTGGCTATTTATGCCTTAAAAAATGGCGGTACGGAAGAACAGGAGATTGAACCTGAGCAGCAGAATAGGCAAGTGCTGACGGATGAGCAGATTTTGCAGCTTGGGCGCATAGGCAGAAAGATCGAAGAACATTTCGGTTGCCCCCAGGACATCGAATGGTGTTTGGTTGATGATACCTTTTACATTGTTCAAAGTCGACCAATCACAACTTTATACCCCATCCCTGAAGCGAATGATCAAGAAAATCACGTTTATGTATCTGTTGGTCACCAACAAATGATGACTGACCCCATGAAACCATTGGGAATGTCGATATTCCAGTTAACATCTTTTGGACCCAGGTTTAAAGCTGGTGGAAGGTTGTTTGTTGATGTTACACATACGCTGGCTTCACCTGACAACAGAGAAATTTTATTAGATACCATGGGACAACACGATCCCCTCATAAAAGACGCGCTCATGACCATAATGGAGCGAAGAGATTTCATAAAATCTTTACCAAATGATAAGAAAGAGCAGAGTCTCAGTAAAAGCAATAAAGGTATGTCGTCTGCGGGCTTTCAAGAACAAATCGAAAAGGATCCGACAATCGTTTCTGATTTGATGAAGCGTAGTCAAACATCGATAGAAGCGTTAAAACAAAACATCCAAACGAAATCAGGATCAGATTTATTTGATTTTATTCTAGAAGATGTCCAGCAATTAAAGAAGATTTTATTCGATCCACAAAGTTCCGGTGTGATTAAGGCTGCTACAGATGCTTCATCATGGATCAATGAAAAAATGAAGAAGTGGTTAGGTGAAAAAAACGTAGCAGACACGCTTTCTCAATCTGTACCAAACAATATTACTTCGGAAATGGGTCTGGAGCTATTGGATGTCGCAGATGTGATTCGTCCTTATCCAGAAGTAATTGATTATTTACAACATGTAAAAGATGATAACTTTTTAGATGAGCTGGTTAAGTTTGATGGTGGACAGGAAACCCAAGAAGCGATCTTGTCTTATCTCAACAAATACGGAATGCGATGTGTCGGAGAAATCGATATTACAAAAACTCGTTGGAGCGAAAAACCAGCTACACTTGCCCCTATGCTCCTTAGTAATATCAAAAACTTTGAGCCTAATGCCAGCAATCAGAAATTTGAGCAAGGACGGCGTGTCGCTTTGAAAAAAGAACAGGAATTATTAGATCGACTGAAGCAATTACCGGATGGGGAACAAAAAGCCAAACAGACAAAGCGAATGATCGACCTAATCCGGAATTTCAGTGGGTTTAGGGAATATCCAAAGTATGGCATGGTTAATCGCTACTTCGTTTATAAGCAGGCTTTACTGAAAGAAGCCGAACACCTGGTGCAAGCCAACGTTATTCATGAAAAAGAAGATATTCACTACCTCACTTTTGAAGAACTTCACGAAGCCGTACGCACAAATAAACTGGATTATCAGATCATCAGTAAACGAAAAGATGAGTACAAATTATATGAAAAACTAACTCCCCCACGTGTTATCACATCTGATGGTGAAATCATTGCAGGTGAGTACAACCGAGAAAATCTTCCAACCGAAGCTATTGTGGGTCTACCTGTTTCTTCTGGAGTTATAGAGGGAAGAGCACGTGTCATCTTAAACATGGAAGACGCTGATCTAGAAGATGGAGATATATTAGTCACTTCCTTTACTGACCCTAGCTGGACACCATTGTTTGTATCCATAAAAGGCCTAGTCACCGAAGTTGGTGGCCTGATGACCCATGGAGCAGTTATCGCCCGTGAATATGGATTACCAGCAGTTGTCGGAGTGGATAATGCTACCAAACTGATAAAAGATGGAGAGTGGATTCGCGTGCATGGAACAGAAGGGTATGTAGAAATCCTATAA
- a CDS encoding response regulator transcription factor yields the protein MEKNKKKVLVVEDEASIRKFLAINLNRSGFQVLECESAEEALDLIEEHDPAVAVLDIMLPGMDGFELCQRLREFMPEIIIIMLTAKGQDMDKIMGLELGADDYMVKPFNPLELVARIHANLRKTGIGRKSNNKFIQFQDLRLDLEGQRFYKQNQEIELTPTEFSIIKVLIGKPNKAFSRDEILNKVWGENYFGDMKTVDVHIRRIREKIENNPSEPQWIETVWGLGYRLRGNEKQ from the coding sequence ATGGAAAAAAATAAAAAAAAAGTATTGGTGGTAGAAGATGAAGCTTCTATAAGAAAATTTCTAGCTATCAATCTTAATAGAAGTGGATTTCAGGTATTAGAATGTGAAAGTGCAGAAGAAGCCTTAGATTTAATAGAGGAGCATGATCCTGCAGTGGCAGTTCTAGATATAATGCTGCCGGGAATGGATGGTTTTGAATTGTGTCAGCGACTTAGAGAATTTATGCCGGAAATCATCATTATTATGTTAACTGCAAAGGGGCAGGATATGGATAAAATTATGGGTTTAGAACTGGGGGCAGACGATTATATGGTAAAACCCTTTAATCCATTGGAACTTGTTGCTCGTATTCATGCCAATTTGAGAAAAACAGGTATAGGGAGAAAAAGCAATAATAAATTCATACAGTTTCAGGATTTAAGACTGGATTTAGAAGGACAACGGTTTTATAAGCAGAACCAAGAAATTGAATTAACACCCACCGAATTTTCCATTATCAAAGTTTTAATAGGCAAACCAAATAAAGCTTTTAGCCGAGATGAAATATTGAATAAGGTCTGGGGTGAAAACTATTTTGGCGATATGAAAACAGTGGATGTTCATATTCGACGAATTCGGGAAAAAATAGAAAATAATCCGTCAGAACCTCAATGGATCGAAACAGTTTGGGGATTGGGTTACCGGCTGCGGGGGAACGAAAAACAATGA
- a CDS encoding polysaccharide deacetylase family protein, whose product MRRYLKSSITITLLTIVFTGLLSFEAILPYQTEAIVDAEDFSEKPGSDLAENDLVEDGILTEEEPIVVDEDAKIVYLTFDDGPSPNVTSRILDILNEYDIRATFFVIGNLAERYPDILLRISQEEHLIGNHTYTHNYHHIYSNPQNFIDELKHTDSVLASILGEDYTPKFVRFPGGSFGKKLQPFRQAIEEAGYINIDWNVLSGDAEANRISPQKQLSRLQETLQNKKQAIVLMHDSNTKDTTVEALPSIIDYLISQSYVFKTLEDYGL is encoded by the coding sequence ATGCGACGTTATTTAAAATCAAGTATAACAATCACTTTGCTAACTATTGTATTTACTGGACTTCTAAGTTTCGAGGCGATCCTTCCCTACCAAACGGAAGCAATTGTCGACGCTGAAGATTTTTCAGAAAAACCAGGTTCGGATTTAGCAGAAAATGACTTAGTAGAAGATGGAATTTTAACGGAAGAGGAGCCGATTGTTGTTGATGAAGATGCTAAAATTGTCTATCTTACCTTTGATGACGGTCCTTCCCCTAATGTAACTTCCCGTATCTTGGATATTCTCAACGAATACGATATCCGAGCTACCTTCTTTGTTATCGGTAATCTTGCTGAAAGATATCCTGATATACTTTTACGGATATCACAGGAAGAACACTTAATAGGTAATCATACCTATACCCATAATTACCATCATATCTATTCAAATCCTCAAAATTTTATTGATGAATTAAAGCATACAGATAGTGTCCTTGCATCAATATTGGGTGAAGACTACACCCCAAAGTTTGTTCGATTTCCTGGAGGCTCCTTCGGAAAAAAGCTCCAGCCCTTTCGTCAAGCAATAGAAGAAGCTGGTTATATCAATATCGACTGGAACGTGTTAAGCGGAGATGCTGAAGCTAATAGGATTTCTCCTCAAAAACAACTAAGCAGGCTTCAAGAAACATTACAAAATAAAAAACAAGCTATTGTGCTTATGCATGACAGCAATACAAAAGATACTACTGTAGAGGCTCTACCTAGTATTATTGATTATCTAATATCTCAAAGTTATGTTTTTAAAACTCTTGAAGATTATGGATTGTAA
- a CDS encoding transposase, whose amino-acid sequence MARTARKKTEFTVYGYCLMTNHVHILLKAESEEIGNVVRRITVGYAQYHNIKNGRSGHLFQNRFKSERVNTDDYFLIVLRYIHQNPIKAGVIERIEDYKWSNTLPIMKVRSRRTIIIAFFILYTSLQSIIFKSFKNITLRY is encoded by the coding sequence ATGGCCAGAACAGCAAGAAAAAAGACAGAATTCACAGTATATGGGTATTGTTTAATGACGAATCATGTACATATATTGCTTAAAGCAGAATCAGAGGAGATCGGAAATGTCGTAAGAAGAATAACTGTGGGCTATGCACAATACCATAATATCAAAAATGGAAGGTCAGGACATCTTTTTCAAAATCGATTTAAAAGCGAACGAGTAAATACAGATGATTATTTTCTCATAGTATTACGATATATTCATCAAAACCCAATAAAAGCTGGCGTGATTGAAAGAATAGAAGATTATAAATGGAGTAACACTTTGCCTATCATGAAGGTAAGGAGCAGAAGGACAATAATCATAGCTTTTTTCATTCTCTATACCTCCTTACAATCCATAATCTTCAAGAGTTTTAAAAACATAACTTTGAGATATTAG
- a CDS encoding LCP family protein → MILSIDTVHQRLKLSSIMRDTYVEVEDRGKMKINEAYAYKGNLPTGANNFSAKPLFITNTGGNNNNKSFLHISN, encoded by the coding sequence ATGATTTTATCTATTGATACAGTTCATCAAAGGTTAAAGCTTTCCTCTATTATGAGGGATACCTATGTTGAAGTTGAAGATAGGGGGAAAATGAAAATTAATGAGGCTTACGCTTATAAAGGTAACCTACCTACAGGCGCCAATAATTTTTCAGCTAAACCATTGTTTATTACAAATACTGGTGGTAATAATAACAATAAAAGTTTTTTACATATATCTAACTAA
- a CDS encoding class II fumarate hydratase: MDTLNQYRMENDALGNIMIPSSAYYGPQTQRAVENFPISGIRLPRSFIRTQGIIKASAASANMQLGMLSPEIGKAIIQASEEVIEGKWDMHFVVDVYQAGAGTSQNMNANEVIAKRASEIIGHAQQVHPNDDVNMSQSTNDTFPSALNIATVEAIVQNLLPALLGLYQELQKKADQFMPVLKAGRTHLHDGVPIRLGQEFSGFAATIHAVYLQLEKQLDGLYEIGLGGNAIGTRINLQPEYIPKVIQEVCNRTKLPFRKPANIFAFMQNMNEPIRCMLTLKELAIHLIKITSDLRLLSSGPRTGLAEITLPPVQPGSTIMPGKVNPAILEMTHMVCCQIIGYETAIATAGMASQLEINVMMPVIAHTLLHSIDLLANTIQILITKCISGIQADEEVCKKWMQESLSLITGLSPKLGYDMASQIGLKADEENKTIQQVLQEKGLLTAEISNAIDPNGMV; this comes from the coding sequence ATGGATACTTTGAACCAATATCGAATGGAAAATGATGCATTAGGTAACATAATGATTCCTTCATCAGCCTACTATGGACCTCAAACGCAACGGGCTGTTGAAAATTTTCCCATAAGCGGAATACGGCTTCCTAGGTCCTTTATAAGAACTCAAGGGATTATTAAAGCTTCAGCTGCATCTGCAAACATGCAGTTAGGGATGCTCTCTCCCGAAATTGGAAAAGCCATCATACAAGCATCTGAAGAAGTAATTGAAGGAAAATGGGATATGCACTTTGTTGTTGATGTATACCAAGCAGGAGCAGGTACATCCCAGAATATGAATGCCAATGAAGTGATCGCGAAACGTGCTTCGGAAATAATCGGTCATGCACAACAAGTCCATCCTAATGATGATGTAAATATGTCACAGTCTACAAACGACACATTTCCTTCTGCTCTGAATATTGCAACTGTAGAGGCTATTGTTCAAAACCTACTTCCTGCTTTATTAGGATTGTACCAAGAACTTCAAAAAAAAGCAGATCAGTTTATGCCTGTCTTAAAAGCAGGGCGTACACATTTGCACGATGGCGTTCCAATTCGTTTAGGTCAAGAATTTTCAGGATTTGCTGCAACCATCCATGCTGTTTATCTGCAGCTTGAAAAACAACTTGATGGATTATACGAAATTGGTTTGGGGGGAAATGCAATCGGAACTAGAATAAATTTACAACCCGAGTATATTCCAAAAGTCATTCAGGAAGTTTGTAATCGCACTAAACTGCCTTTTCGTAAGCCTGCAAACATTTTTGCATTTATGCAAAATATGAATGAGCCTATACGCTGTATGCTGACCTTAAAAGAACTTGCAATTCATCTAATTAAAATTACTAGTGACTTGCGTTTACTTAGCTCTGGACCTAGAACAGGATTAGCAGAAATTACCCTTCCCCCTGTTCAGCCGGGTTCCACCATTATGCCGGGAAAAGTAAATCCCGCTATTTTAGAAATGACGCATATGGTATGCTGCCAAATCATTGGCTATGAAACCGCAATTGCCACTGCTGGAATGGCAAGTCAATTGGAAATCAATGTGATGATGCCAGTAATTGCTCATACACTTCTTCATTCTATCGACTTATTGGCAAATACTATTCAGATACTTATAACAAAATGTATTAGCGGTATTCAAGCAGATGAAGAAGTATGTAAAAAATGGATGCAAGAAAGTCTTTCTTTGATTACTGGATTAAGCCCTAAACTAGGTTACGACATGGCTTCACAAATTGGATTGAAAGCAGATGAGGAAAATAAAACCATACAACAAGTACTTCAAGAAAAAGGATTGCTAACAGCAGAAATAAGTAATGCTATAGATCCGAATGGAATGGTGTAA
- a CDS encoding FG-GAP-like repeat-containing protein — MLYSPYYSLDQRTLMIVSSAWGDVNGDGIPDHVYLAGVTTTDSPFIQKITLVIQDGRTGMFQYIPLTSNAGYNPTLFLGDFTGDGIKDIMISIASGGSGGMMYYYIYSYVGNIPKLLFDYDVFNEAYQYQVVYKDDYKVDVINTTTGIKYVIDITYKGQDYLNEIYDADGKLKAPLEGFVNPLSGLYPIDFDANGVYELLAYQRISGRFAADALGYLQTTLKWNSRNFVLMNQYVAILGSETLL, encoded by the coding sequence ATGTTGTATAGCCCGTACTATAGCTTAGACCAAAGAACTCTTATGATCGTCTCCTCGGCTTGGGGTGATGTAAATGGTGATGGAATACCTGATCATGTCTATCTTGCAGGTGTGACAACCACAGATAGTCCATTTATACAAAAGATTACACTTGTTATTCAGGATGGCAGAACTGGTATGTTTCAATATATTCCCCTTACATCTAATGCTGGATACAACCCTACGCTGTTTTTAGGAGATTTTACTGGGGACGGCATTAAAGATATCATGATTAGCATTGCATCTGGGGGAAGCGGAGGAATGATGTACTACTACATTTATTCCTATGTTGGAAATATACCAAAACTATTATTTGACTATGATGTATTCAATGAGGCTTATCAATATCAAGTGGTTTATAAGGATGATTACAAGGTAGACGTGATAAATACTACAACAGGTATAAAATACGTAATTGATATTACCTATAAAGGCCAAGATTACCTAAATGAAATCTATGATGCAGATGGTAAGCTGAAAGCTCCCCTTGAAGGATTTGTAAACCCATTGAGTGGTCTCTATCCTATAGATTTTGACGCTAATGGTGTATATGAGCTACTGGCATATCAAAGAATTTCTGGCCGATTTGCAGCTGATGCTTTGGGATATCTTCAAACAACCTTAAAATGGAATAGCAGAAACTTTGTTTTAATGAATCAATACGTGGCTATTTTGGGATCAGAGACCTTATTATAA